A window of Spodoptera frugiperda isolate SF20-4 chromosome 17, AGI-APGP_CSIRO_Sfru_2.0, whole genome shotgun sequence contains these coding sequences:
- the LOC118276788 gene encoding uncharacterized protein LOC118276788, which produces MKLFHTNLIVSLFYTAFAAPQQPEINDQFKITDLITEQPVVSLDHQTSQNTNQTVFVETEKPVEETTTKVVPHQANAIEISTQPALPEISFSVRIYRLISEPIIKVVNTPKVSAVLRNIGTCVVNGAMELFNYYLPAPFMPLIASAAGLVIPFEPVVMLKEKMPVTSYRRAFQTAMSSFLRTFDKYKMEEDYDPYMTRRFNRRFGGDDLVKKDRNQ; this is translated from the exons atgaaattatttcatacaaacttgATTGTATCACTGTTTTATACTGCTTTTGCTGCT CCACAACAGCCAGAAATAAACGACCAGTTTAAAATAACTGACTTAATAACTGAACAACCAGTCGTATCATTGGACCATCAAACTTCTCAGAATACCAACCAAACAGTGTTTGTTGAAACAGAAAAACCAGTAGAAGAAACTACAACTAAAGTAGTACCACATCAAGCAAATGCAATCGAAATTTCAACACAACCTGCATTACCAGAAATCAGTTTTTCTGTCAGAATATATAGGTTAATATCTGAACCGATAATTAAAGTTGTTAATACTCCGAAAGTAAGCGCTGTATTAAGAAATATTGGCACATGTGTAGTCAATGGTGCTATGGAACTCTTTAATTACTACCTACCAGCCCCATTTATGCCATTGATAGCATCAGCCGCTGGTCTAGTTATCCCATTTGAACCAGTAGTCATGCTAAAAGAGAAAATGCCTGTCACCAGCTACAGAAGGGCTTTCCAAACAGCTATGAGCAGTTTTTTAAGAACGTTTGATAAGTACAAAATGGAAGAAGATTATGATCCGTATATGACTAGGAGGTTTAACAGAAGATTTGGTGGTGATGATCTTGTTAAGAAAGACCGTAATCAATAA
- the LOC118277005 gene encoding eukaryotic translation initiation factor 4 gamma-like, translated as MHFILLGFFIFKLQTTVAQYPTHTDLQKVGEVIFNNEKYSVLKPTEHVVTDYFKDFMLRRENINFPTKRVFIDNNGFRHAWSGFENKVQSLRKTDLKNVVLNSENFTDSVSTEKGSINVTSTEVAQNTTEAAETTSKAIETNIETVQSSTKTPVSTTEAVKTTTDTTETTTDANVPTTEVIETTAKSNNNITSKETPMNLNNQDNATESETEESEEKSLESVTKVPNSVDTTTFRVLFRASIQSNTNITVTTNEKIQGRQGKNKTETKPTNERTVVQTTFFCPFFGIITMSGFVD; from the exons atgcattttattctGCTAggcttctttatttttaag TTACAAACAACAGTAGCCCAATACCCAACTCATACAGATTTACAAAAAGTCGGTGAGGTTATATTCAACAATGAAAAGTACAGCGTTTTGAAACCAACGGAGCACGTGGTCACGGATTATTTCAAGGACTTCATGCTGAGACGAGAGAATATCAACTTCCCAACAAAAAGGGTATTTATAGACAACAATGGGTTCAGGCACGCTTGGTCAGGTTTCGAAAACAAAGTCCAAAGTTTAAGAAAGACGGACTTGAAAAATGTAGTATTGAATTCCGAAAATTTCACGGATAGTGTCAGTACTGAGAAAGGTTCTATCAACGTGACATCTACCGAAGTAGCTCAAAACACTACTGAAGCGGCTGAAACTACAAGCAAAGCTATTGAAACTAATATAGAAACGGTACAATCAAGCACTAAAACGCCTGTGTCTACTACTGAAGCTGTTAAAACAACTACTGATACGACTGAAACCACAACTGACGCAAATGTACCAACAACTGAAGTAATTGAAACTACAGCCAAAAGCAATAACAATATAACTAGTAAAGAAACTCCTATGAACTTGAATAACCAGGACAACGCTACAGAAAGTGAGACTGAGGAATCAGAAGAGAAATCACTAGAAAGTGTCACTAAAGTACCGAATAGTGTGGACACTACAACGTTTAGGGTGTTATTCAGAGCGTCGATACAAAGTAATACCAACATCACAGTGACTACTAATGAGAAAATACAAGGGCGTCAAGGgaagaataaaactgaaactaaGCCCACCAATGAAAGGACTGTAGTTCAGACGACCTTCTTTTGCCCATTCTTCGGCATTATAACCATGTCTGGATTTGTCGACTGA